In a genomic window of Aeromicrobium panaciterrae:
- a CDS encoding adenosylmethionine--8-amino-7-oxononanoate transaminase, which translates to MDVLLEFDRDHLWHPYAPMSTDANPLLVRSAQGVRLTLDDGRQPIDAMSSWWAAIHGYRNPALDGAIRDQLGSMAHVMFGGLTHEPAVELGRRLIDLAPDGLDKVFFADSGSVSVEVAIKMALQSQRGRGRPERTQLVTISGGYHGDTFGAMSVCDPVGGMHSMFADVLPKQLFLPRPPAGIDADITDWIADASAMLDGHSDTIAAVIVEPVLQGAGGMYVYPPTVLTWLRAQADEHGWLLIHDEIATGFGRTGTMFGGDHAGVTPDIMCVGKALTGGYLTLAAVLCTNEVAASIDASESGTLMHGPTYMANPLACSVASANLDLLTGSEWQANIARINAELTRGLAPASELEHVIDVRTLGAVGVIQLDHPVDMTAATSIALEHGVWVRPFRDLIYTMPPYICTDAELADITAALVAAAGAA; encoded by the coding sequence ATGGACGTACTGCTGGAGTTCGACCGCGATCACCTGTGGCACCCCTATGCGCCCATGAGCACCGACGCCAACCCGCTGCTCGTACGTTCGGCGCAGGGCGTACGTCTGACACTCGATGATGGCCGTCAGCCGATCGATGCGATGTCGTCCTGGTGGGCCGCAATTCACGGCTATCGCAACCCCGCGCTCGACGGCGCCATTCGCGATCAGCTCGGCTCCATGGCTCACGTCATGTTCGGTGGCCTGACCCATGAGCCCGCTGTTGAGCTCGGTCGACGGCTCATCGACCTCGCACCTGACGGGCTCGACAAGGTCTTCTTCGCGGACTCCGGTTCGGTGTCCGTCGAGGTCGCGATCAAGATGGCGTTGCAGAGCCAGCGAGGTCGAGGCCGGCCCGAGCGCACTCAGTTGGTCACGATCTCCGGTGGCTATCACGGCGACACCTTCGGCGCGATGAGCGTGTGCGATCCGGTCGGCGGAATGCATTCGATGTTCGCCGACGTCCTGCCGAAGCAACTGTTCCTGCCTAGGCCTCCCGCAGGGATCGACGCTGACATCACCGACTGGATCGCTGACGCATCCGCAATGCTCGACGGTCACTCAGACACCATCGCCGCAGTCATCGTTGAGCCCGTGCTGCAGGGCGCCGGCGGTATGTACGTCTACCCACCCACTGTTCTCACCTGGCTACGAGCCCAGGCCGACGAGCATGGGTGGCTGCTGATCCACGACGAGATCGCCACAGGCTTCGGCCGGACCGGAACGATGTTCGGCGGCGACCATGCCGGGGTCACACCCGACATCATGTGTGTCGGCAAGGCCCTGACCGGTGGCTACCTGACCCTCGCTGCGGTGTTGTGCACGAACGAGGTGGCCGCCAGCATCGATGCCTCGGAGTCCGGGACGCTCATGCACGGACCGACCTACATGGCCAACCCGCTCGCGTGCTCGGTCGCCTCCGCCAACCTCGATCTGCTCACCGGATCTGAATGGCAAGCCAACATCGCCCGGATCAACGCTGAGCTGACCCGAGGGCTCGCTCCTGCATCTGAGCTCGAGCACGTGATCGACGTACGTACTCTCGGCGCCGTTGGTGTGATCCAGCTCGACCATCCGGTCGACATGACGGCGGCAACGTCGATCGCCCTCGAACACGGCGTATGGGTCAGGCCGTTCCGCGATCTGATCTACACGATGCCGCCCTACATCTGCACGGATGCAGAGCTCGCCGACATCACCGCGGCGCTGGTAGCTGCGGCAGGTGCAGCATGA